The proteins below come from a single Elusimicrobiaceae bacterium genomic window:
- a CDS encoding bifunctional (p)ppGpp synthetase/guanosine-3',5'-bis(diphosphate) 3'-pyrophosphohydrolase, with translation MQLKDLIVQFKEYNPNADTSLLEKAYSFAYKAHKEQKRETGEPYFNHCAAVAQILLDFKMDEETVCAGLLHDTVEDTGVTTEDLKREFNKDIAHMVQGVTKISDLKFSSTDEETVENWRKMLIAVAEDVRVILIKLADRTHNMRTMDVMPPEKQKFKSYETITLYAPLAQRLGMFTIKTELEDLAFKYLHPQDFVDLVAQVEKRTADREFALSEFKRLLEPALKEENLDYRLLSRAKNYYSIYRKMQKQNLSFAEIQDSLGVRIITKNLQDCYKALGIVHSHFKPLAGTFTDYIATPKANMYQSIHTTVLVPTGDIVEIQIRTEEMHRTCEYGIAAHWRYKLGGKKDKNFDEKINWIRQWIEWQRDLTAPREFLEGFQTDINLQQVFVFTPQADVKPLPDGATPIDFAYAIHTDIGDRYMGAKVNNRMVRMDYVFKTGDVCEIITKKNAEPKRDWLEFAKTANARSRIKRYLRNHGEEI, from the coding sequence ATGCAACTAAAAGATCTTATCGTCCAATTTAAAGAATATAATCCTAATGCAGACACTTCTTTGTTAGAGAAGGCCTACTCTTTTGCCTACAAGGCACATAAAGAGCAAAAAAGAGAAACCGGAGAACCCTACTTCAACCATTGCGCAGCCGTAGCCCAAATTTTATTGGATTTTAAAATGGACGAAGAAACGGTGTGTGCGGGACTGTTGCATGATACAGTGGAAGATACCGGTGTCACGACGGAAGATTTAAAAAGAGAGTTTAACAAAGATATTGCACATATGGTGCAAGGGGTCACCAAAATCAGCGATTTAAAATTTTCTTCCACTGATGAAGAAACGGTGGAAAACTGGCGCAAGATGCTGATTGCCGTAGCGGAAGATGTGCGCGTGATTTTGATTAAATTGGCAGACCGCACCCATAATATGCGCACTATGGATGTTATGCCACCGGAAAAACAAAAATTCAAATCTTACGAAACGATTACTTTATATGCTCCGTTGGCCCAACGTTTGGGTATGTTTACCATCAAAACAGAATTGGAAGATTTGGCTTTTAAATACTTGCATCCGCAAGATTTTGTAGATTTGGTGGCCCAAGTAGAAAAACGTACCGCAGACCGTGAATTTGCGCTAAGTGAGTTCAAACGTTTATTAGAGCCCGCCTTGAAGGAAGAAAATTTGGACTATCGTTTGCTTTCCCGCGCCAAAAATTATTATTCCATTTACAGAAAAATGCAAAAGCAAAACCTCTCTTTTGCCGAAATTCAAGATTCTTTGGGTGTACGTATCATTACCAAAAATTTACAAGACTGTTATAAAGCATTAGGAATCGTTCACTCCCATTTCAAACCCTTAGCAGGCACTTTTACCGACTATATTGCCACCCCCAAAGCCAACATGTACCAAAGTATCCACACCACCGTCTTGGTGCCGACGGGCGATATTGTAGAGATACAAATTCGCACAGAAGAAATGCACCGCACCTGTGAATATGGTATCGCGGCCCACTGGAGGTACAAACTAGGCGGTAAAAAAGACAAAAACTTTGACGAAAAAATCAACTGGATTCGCCAATGGATTGAATGGCAAAGAGACCTTACCGCCCCTCGTGAATTTTTGGAAGGGTTTCAAACCGACATTAACTTACAGCAAGTATTTGTATTCACACCGCAAGCAGACGTAAAGCCACTGCCGGACGGGGCCACCCCCATAGATTTTGCCTATGCTATTCATACAGACATTGGAGACCGCTATATGGGAGCCAAAGTCAACAACCGTATGGTGCGTATGGATTATGTATTTAAAACCGGTGATGTTTGTGAAATCATTACCAAGAAAAATGCTGAACCGAAACGAGATTGGTTGGAATTTGCCAAAACGGCCAATGCTCGCAGCCGCATCAAACGTTATTTAAGAAATCATGGAGAGGAAATCTAA
- the deoC gene encoding deoxyribose-phosphate aldolase — translation MNLAKYIDHTLLKPQASQSEIKALCEEARQYGFFSVCVNPYWVSFCKEQLKGSDVKVCTVIGFPLGANTTEVKVLEAKDALKNGADELDMVVNLGAVKSQDWQTVLADIEALRHAGENFTLKVIIETSVLTEEEKVKLCQLCTQAKVDFVKTSTGFTGGGATAEDVKLMKENISADMQVKASGGVRTREDFDKMVAAGATRIGASAGVKIVEEK, via the coding sequence ATGAACTTAGCCAAATACATTGACCACACCTTACTCAAACCGCAAGCTTCACAATCCGAAATCAAAGCCCTGTGCGAAGAAGCACGCCAATATGGCTTTTTCAGTGTTTGTGTCAATCCGTATTGGGTTTCTTTCTGCAAAGAACAACTCAAAGGAAGCGATGTAAAAGTATGTACGGTAATCGGTTTTCCGCTAGGGGCCAATACAACCGAAGTCAAAGTATTAGAAGCTAAGGACGCTTTGAAAAATGGCGCCGATGAATTAGACATGGTAGTCAATCTCGGCGCCGTTAAAAGCCAAGATTGGCAAACCGTTTTGGCCGATATAGAGGCCTTGCGCCACGCCGGTGAAAATTTCACTTTAAAAGTCATTATTGAAACTTCCGTTTTAACGGAAGAAGAAAAGGTAAAACTTTGCCAGTTATGTACGCAGGCCAAGGTTGATTTTGTAAAAACCTCTACCGGTTTTACCGGTGGCGGTGCTACGGCAGAAGACGTAAAACTCATGAAAGAAAATATCTCCGCCGATATGCAGGTCAAAGCCTCCGGTGGTGTGCGCACGCGGGAAGATTTTGACAAAATGGTAGCCGCCGGTGCCACCCGCATCGGAGCCAGTGCCGGAGTTAAAATCGTAGAGGAAAAATGA
- a CDS encoding peptide MFS transporter, with protein MTKEEVQNNVPQQGHPKGLYMLFMVEMWERFNYYGMRALLVYFMTSAVIGFSDPQAYKIYGWFTALVYLTPVIGGWIADNYIGKRRSITIGAILMALGQFTLASYGFMPARTALFAGLALIIIGNGFFKPNISSIVGELYQPNDPRRDAGFTIFYMGINVGAFIAPFVTGYVGEVTTTSPAWVDWRWGFVAAGVGMVIGLIWYLAQQNRFLGEIGLYPVSQHKTAKAAEEDKPLTAEDKDKIKAVFTFTFIAIFFFAFFEQAGSSLSKFAQTSVALPTFNLFGWSLEIKASWFQSINPIAVVILAPLFAKMWIKLGTKGKEPSIPIKFALGVFLTGFGFLVLAIGSTFLTPEHQINMMWLVALYIIHTCGELCLSPVGLSMVTKLAPAKFMSMLMGVWLASSFFGNLMGGYFATLSAELKSITTFFTIPAITLMVFGLLVWLFSGKIKSWMHGVN; from the coding sequence ATGACGAAAGAAGAAGTACAAAACAACGTCCCCCAACAAGGTCATCCTAAAGGCTTGTACATGCTCTTTATGGTTGAAATGTGGGAACGTTTTAACTACTACGGTATGAGAGCGCTGCTCGTATATTTTATGACAAGCGCTGTGATCGGTTTTTCCGATCCTCAAGCCTACAAAATCTATGGTTGGTTTACTGCTTTGGTATACCTTACCCCTGTAATTGGCGGTTGGATTGCCGATAATTATATCGGAAAAAGACGTTCTATCACCATAGGTGCTATTTTGATGGCTTTAGGTCAATTTACTTTGGCCTCTTATGGGTTTATGCCGGCCAGAACAGCGTTGTTTGCCGGTTTGGCATTAATCATCATCGGTAATGGTTTTTTCAAACCGAATATTTCCAGCATCGTGGGTGAACTTTACCAGCCCAATGATCCGCGCAGAGATGCCGGCTTCACCATTTTCTACATGGGTATCAACGTGGGTGCTTTTATCGCTCCGTTTGTCACCGGTTATGTAGGCGAAGTGACCACCACTTCCCCCGCTTGGGTAGATTGGAGATGGGGTTTCGTAGCTGCCGGCGTGGGTATGGTAATCGGTTTAATTTGGTACTTAGCCCAACAAAACAGATTCTTGGGTGAAATCGGTCTTTACCCCGTATCTCAACACAAAACTGCCAAAGCAGCTGAAGAAGATAAGCCCTTAACCGCTGAAGATAAAGATAAAATCAAAGCCGTATTTACCTTTACCTTTATTGCCATTTTCTTCTTTGCTTTCTTTGAGCAGGCCGGTTCTTCTTTGAGCAAATTTGCCCAAACCTCTGTTGCTTTGCCCACTTTCAACCTTTTTGGTTGGAGTTTGGAAATCAAGGCATCTTGGTTCCAATCCATTAACCCTATTGCCGTAGTTATTTTGGCTCCGTTGTTTGCCAAAATGTGGATTAAATTGGGCACCAAAGGCAAAGAACCCTCTATCCCCATAAAATTCGCTTTAGGCGTATTTTTGACGGGTTTTGGTTTCTTAGTATTGGCCATCGGCTCCACTTTCTTAACCCCCGAACATCAAATCAATATGATGTGGTTGGTTGCTTTGTACATCATTCACACCTGCGGTGAGCTCTGCTTGTCACCGGTAGGATTGTCTATGGTGACCAAGTTGGCCCCTGCCAAATTCATGTCCATGTTAATGGGTGTGTGGTTGGCCTCCTCTTTCTTCGGAAACTTGATGGGTGGATATTTTGCTACTTTGTCTGCAGAATTAAAATCCATTACCACCTTCTTTACCATTCCGGCCATTACCTTGATGGTTTTTGGTTTGTTGGTTTGGTTGTTTTCCGGAAAAATCAAAAGTTGGATGCATGGCGTCAACTAA
- a CDS encoding alpha/beta fold hydrolase, which translates to MKKIGLWVMAALMAMPVFAQEEMKGRPAGFQTQDGWAISALYQPAEENQKTLLLLHDVGKSYVDFATFSAKLTEKGFGYLALDLRGHGKSIGKGVYSSFAKEGVDNDYNKMTRDVNAAMDYLKGKGVPEEDVFLVGAGMGANVAAKSASLWPNVAGVALLTPVTNFRDVLPISALRVYKGNVFIASAADDKKNFLEASVMRNVSFLSSGEGKVTFATAYHLKGHEMLDKWVTEELIQWLQTPQKPQIRPDVIETSEDSYEGDYEDIPASSTEEALFPSILQ; encoded by the coding sequence ATGAAAAAAATAGGCTTGTGGGTGATGGCTGCTTTGATGGCTATGCCCGTATTTGCTCAAGAAGAAATGAAAGGCCGTCCGGCGGGGTTTCAAACGCAGGACGGTTGGGCTATTTCTGCTTTGTATCAGCCGGCAGAAGAAAATCAAAAAACGTTGCTTTTGTTGCATGACGTGGGCAAAAGTTATGTGGATTTTGCCACTTTTTCCGCTAAGTTAACGGAGAAGGGGTTTGGTTATTTGGCTTTGGATTTGCGCGGTCATGGCAAAAGCATCGGCAAAGGGGTTTACAGTTCGTTTGCCAAAGAAGGTGTAGATAATGACTATAATAAAATGACCCGAGATGTGAATGCCGCTATGGATTATTTGAAAGGGAAAGGAGTGCCTGAAGAAGACGTTTTCTTAGTCGGGGCCGGTATGGGGGCTAATGTGGCGGCGAAGTCTGCTAGCTTGTGGCCTAATGTGGCCGGTGTGGCTTTGTTAACTCCGGTGACGAATTTTCGCGATGTGCTGCCTATTTCGGCTTTACGTGTGTATAAAGGCAATGTTTTTATTGCTTCTGCAGCCGATGATAAAAAGAATTTCTTAGAAGCCAGCGTTATGCGCAATGTATCTTTTCTTTCCAGCGGTGAAGGTAAAGTGACCTTCGCTACCGCCTATCATTTAAAAGGGCATGAAATGCTGGATAAATGGGTGACGGAGGAACTTATACAATGGTTGCAAACTCCGCAAAAGCCGCAGATCAGACCCGATGTGATAGAAACGTCCGAAGACTCTTATGAGGGAGATTATGAAGATATACCTGCTTCCTCAACGGAAGAAGCCCTATTTCCTTCTATATTGCAATAA
- the lpxB gene encoding lipid-A-disaccharide synthase, producing MTNTNHSLAENILIVAGDVSGDLHAANLIREIKTLRPQINITAIGGRLMKQEADSFLFDLAAQGATGFVEPLKKMPLWLNLLKQIRQYMTEQKPCAVIAVDFYGFNHQVLNIASELQIPVFYYVAPQVWASRQYRAKQLARLTQKMFVIYPFEPNFHKKFGGNAVFRGNPLLDIMPEPTEHIYSAEDVKHKEWKLGLLPGSRNSEISRLTPAFYQAFKLILKEFPNTQAYLFALPDADEKKFLALLGEEPHPNFHIIKDKNYELRSRMDFLLACSGTATLENALLGVPMVVAYKMFWPTYQIAKMVIKVKHISLVNILAQKEVVKELIQDKASPEALAQETISMFQNPANLQAQRDELLKLRASLGEKGVAHRAAKEILEDIGKY from the coding sequence ATGACAAATACAAACCATTCATTGGCAGAAAATATTTTAATTGTAGCCGGAGATGTTTCCGGAGATTTGCACGCTGCCAATTTAATCCGAGAAATAAAAACTTTACGCCCTCAAATAAATATCACTGCTATTGGCGGAAGACTCATGAAACAAGAGGCAGATTCTTTCCTGTTTGACTTAGCAGCACAAGGAGCAACCGGTTTTGTTGAGCCTCTTAAAAAAATGCCGTTATGGTTAAATTTGTTAAAGCAAATCCGCCAATATATGACCGAACAAAAACCCTGCGCTGTGATTGCGGTGGATTTTTACGGCTTTAATCATCAAGTGTTAAACATCGCTTCTGAATTGCAAATCCCCGTTTTTTATTATGTGGCACCGCAAGTATGGGCCAGCCGGCAGTATCGGGCCAAACAATTAGCACGCCTTACCCAAAAAATGTTTGTCATTTATCCCTTTGAGCCGAACTTTCATAAAAAATTTGGCGGAAATGCTGTGTTTAGAGGAAACCCCTTGTTAGACATTATGCCGGAGCCGACAGAACACATCTATTCGGCTGAAGATGTAAAGCATAAAGAGTGGAAACTAGGTCTTTTACCAGGAAGCCGCAATAGCGAAATTTCGCGCCTTACGCCGGCTTTCTATCAAGCATTTAAATTGATCCTCAAAGAGTTTCCCAATACACAGGCTTATTTGTTTGCTTTGCCCGATGCTGATGAAAAGAAGTTTTTAGCCTTATTGGGCGAAGAACCCCACCCCAATTTTCATATCATAAAAGATAAAAATTATGAATTAAGAAGCAGAATGGATTTCTTGTTGGCTTGTTCCGGTACGGCCACGTTGGAAAATGCCCTCTTGGGTGTGCCGATGGTCGTGGCGTACAAAATGTTCTGGCCCACTTATCAAATTGCCAAAATGGTGATTAAAGTAAAACATATTTCTTTGGTCAATATCTTGGCACAGAAAGAAGTGGTCAAAGAACTCATTCAAGACAAGGCCAGCCCCGAAGCGCTTGCTCAAGAAACCATATCTATGTTCCAAAACCCTGCTAATCTGCAAGCCCAAAGAGATGAACTTTTAAAATTACGGGCCAGCTTGGGAGAAAAAGGGGTCGCTCATCGTGCGGCCAAAGAGATTTTGGAAGATATAGGAAAATACTAA
- a CDS encoding nucleoside-diphosphate kinase has protein sequence MEQTLILIKPDAIEKRLTGIILSRFEALGLEIAGAKVVCATEELLREHYANLQGSPFLDGVLKFMMGQYNNLPDHRIHAFVLRGENAVARVRAALGATNPEKAEPYTLRGQFGCIKNGVMQNAVHASGTPEEAQREINLWFKPEEVLK, from the coding sequence ATGGAACAAACACTTATTTTAATCAAGCCCGATGCCATTGAAAAAAGACTGACGGGCATTATTTTAAGCCGCTTTGAAGCGCTGGGGTTAGAGATTGCCGGTGCCAAAGTGGTATGCGCGACCGAAGAACTTTTGCGGGAGCATTATGCTAATTTACAAGGCAGTCCCTTTTTAGACGGAGTATTGAAGTTTATGATGGGGCAGTATAATAATTTGCCCGATCACCGCATTCATGCTTTTGTCTTGCGCGGAGAAAATGCGGTAGCACGCGTACGCGCCGCTTTGGGTGCCACTAATCCGGAAAAAGCGGAACCATATACATTGCGTGGTCAGTTCGGTTGCATTAAAAATGGCGTCATGCAAAATGCCGTCCATGCTTCCGGCACGCCGGAAGAAGCCCAACGCGAAATTAATTTGTGGTTTAAACCGGAAGAAGTATTGAAATGA
- a CDS encoding triose-phosphate isomerase: protein MTKRTPIIAGNWKMHNTLAESAALIEALKTAGNKNEAEVIVAPSFTSLAKVAELAKGSHIQVSCQDVHWEDKGAFTSAVSPVQAKDAGATHAILGHSERRSVFGDTDEILNKKVAAALRHGLTIIFCVGETLQEREANETIAVINGQLENGLKGYSAEDLKGLIIAYEPVWAIGTGKTATPQQAQEVHAAIRQFLADKYGQEYADATRILYGGSVKDSNVDEIMAQPDVDGALVGGQALLADKFARIINFN, encoded by the coding sequence ATGACAAAAAGAACCCCCATTATTGCCGGAAACTGGAAAATGCACAATACATTAGCTGAATCTGCCGCTTTGATTGAAGCCTTAAAAACAGCTGGCAACAAAAATGAAGCCGAAGTAATCGTCGCTCCGTCTTTCACCTCTTTAGCCAAAGTGGCTGAATTAGCCAAAGGCTCTCACATTCAAGTTTCTTGCCAAGACGTACATTGGGAAGATAAAGGTGCTTTCACTAGCGCCGTTTCCCCCGTACAAGCCAAAGATGCCGGTGCTACCCATGCCATTTTAGGACATAGCGAACGCCGTAGCGTATTTGGAGATACAGATGAAATTTTGAACAAAAAAGTAGCCGCTGCTTTGCGTCATGGTTTAACCATCATCTTCTGCGTAGGCGAAACTTTGCAAGAACGCGAAGCCAATGAAACCATCGCCGTTATTAACGGTCAATTAGAAAATGGTTTAAAAGGCTATAGTGCTGAAGACTTAAAAGGTTTAATCATTGCTTATGAACCCGTATGGGCCATCGGTACCGGCAAAACCGCCACACCGCAACAAGCCCAAGAAGTACATGCCGCCATTCGCCAATTTTTGGCCGACAAATATGGACAAGAATATGCTGATGCTACCCGCATTTTATACGGTGGCAGCGTAAAAGACAGCAATGTGGACGAAATTATGGCCCAACCGGACGTAGACGGTGCTTTAGTAGGCGGGCAAGCCTTGTTGGCTGATAAATTCGCTCGTATCATTAACTTTAACTAA